The Martelella endophytica genome contains the following window.
TCGAGTGCGGGCGACGGCGTGACGATGGTTGTAAACGCGGTCGCGTAGATAACGCCCTCGGCACCAAGGCGTGAAAAATTCCGAAGCGCGGCAGTCTCATGATCCGGATTGAGGCCCGTGACCTGGATCACGACCTGAAACCCGTGGTCATCCGCGAAGGTTTGCAGAGAGTCGATGAGATCCGTCGGATACGCTGCCGCGAGCTCGTTCATGAGAACGCCGAAAATCCGCTTTTGCTCGGGATCGATATCTTCGATCAGTGGGCCCGGGGCATAGCCCAGTTCGCGCGCGACCCTGATCACATGCTGCCGTGTCGCCTCTGCAATCCGCGTGCCGGGGATGTTGTTCATAACCAGCGATACCGTCGTGCGGGACACTTTCGCAGCGTCTGCGATATCGACCATTCTGATGCGCTTCTTCATCACGTTTCCCCGGTTTACGCAATCATACTTGACAAAGATCCCGACGCGAAGCAGATTGCTAAATAAATTTAGCACCCCGTTGACGGTTTGGAAAACCGCAGATGGAGACCGTTGCAAACTCGTTTGCGCGTCAGGGATTTTGCGTGCTTTCGGGAGATGGAACGAAAAAAGCATGACAGTCAAGGCGGCCTCAACGGAGGCTATCGGCCCGCAGTTGTGTGCCTTCCGGTCTCAGATCATCGATCGGATCGGAGGCGGGTTCCCGGCGTATCAATGCTGTTCTCACCATGCCGGGGAGGCCGGCGCCGGTCCCTGCTACAGGTGATAGAGGACGCCAGAAAACAGATTGAATTGCGGGAGGAGACGCATGGGCAATCCAAATATCGCGCGAAGGTTCGTCGCGCGCAAACTTGAAGTCCGCGATGCCGTGGCGCCGTCCGAGCGGGGGGGAGGGCCGGTCGGCCTTCGTCTTTCTGCTGCCATGGCTGATCGGCATCGTGTTTCTGACGACGCTGCCGATGGTCGGTTCGTTCGTGCTGAGCTTCACCAACTACGATCTTCTTTCGACGCCGCACTGGGTCGGGCTGCAGAATTACGAGCGGATGATGTTTTACGATCCGCGCTACATCAAGTCGCTGGAGGTCACCACCACCTACGTCCTGGTGTCGGTGCCGCTGGCGGTTGCCGTGGCGCTGGTGATCGCGGTGGCACTGTCGAAGCAGACGCGCTCTGCCAACACATTCCGCAGCATCTTCTATCTGCCGTCGCTGCTCGGCGGATCGGTTGCTATCGGGGTTCTGTGGCGGCAGATCTTCGGCAGCACCGGCCTTGTCAACATGGTGCTCGGTGGCCTTGGCTTTCAGACCACGAGCTGGATCGGCGATCCGCGCTATGCTCTGTGGACGCTGATCCTGTTGCATGTCTGGCAGTTCGGCGCGCCGATGGTGATCTTTCTCGCCGGCGTCAGGCAAATCCCGAAGGATATCGTCGACGCCTCGGTGATGGACGGTGCCTCACCGGTGCAGCGTTTCTTCCGCATCACATTGCCACTCCTCAGCCCGCTCATCCTGTTCAATCTAGTGATGCAGACGATCACCGCCTTCCAGGCCTTCGTGCCGGCCTATGTGATTTCCAATGGCTCCGGCGGCCCGGTCGATTCAACGCTGTTCTACACCCTCTACCTCTACCTCGAAGGCTTCAGGAACTTTCACATGGGCTACGCCATGGCAATGGCCTGGGTGCTGCTCGCGATCATCGCGGTGTTCACCGCGATCTCCTTCTACGCCTCGCGCTTCTGGGTCTATTACGAGAGCTGACACGATGACCACCACAACCGAAACCGCTCCGCGTGCGCTGCGCCATTACGGCAAGCTCGCCCTTCTGGTCGCCGTCGCACTGGTGATGGGCTACCCCCTGCTGTGGCTGATTTCGAGCTCGTTCAAGCCGGAATCGCTGATCTTTACCGAGCCTGGGCTTATTCCTGACCAATTCACCCTGTCGAACTATATCGAAGGGTGGAACAAGCTCGGTCTGCCGTTCGGCGCCTTCCTGCTGAATTCGGTGATCATCTGCCTGCTGGCGATCGTCGGAAACCTGTTTTCCTGCTCGCTAGCGGCCTATGCCTTCGCGCGGCTGAAATTCCCGTTTTCCAAATTCGCCTTCGCGCTGATGCTGGCGACGCTGATGCTGCCGTTCCACGTCACCATCCTGCCGCAGTACATTGTCTTTCAGCGCCTCGGCGTGGTGAACACGATCGTGCCGCTGGTGCTGCCGAAGTTCTTCGCCGTCGATGCCTTCATGGTGTTCCTGCTGGTGCAGTTCATCCGCGGCATCCCGCGCGATCTCGACCAGGCTGCGGAGATGGACGGCTGCAATCGTTACCAGATCTTCTGGTACATCATCTTCCCGGTCTGCCGGCCCGCGCTCGTTCTCGTCGCCAT
Protein-coding sequences here:
- a CDS encoding carbohydrate ABC transporter permease, translating into MPWRRPSGGEGRSAFVFLLPWLIGIVFLTTLPMVGSFVLSFTNYDLLSTPHWVGLQNYERMMFYDPRYIKSLEVTTTYVLVSVPLAVAVALVIAVALSKQTRSANTFRSIFYLPSLLGGSVAIGVLWRQIFGSTGLVNMVLGGLGFQTTSWIGDPRYALWTLILLHVWQFGAPMVIFLAGVRQIPKDIVDASVMDGASPVQRFFRITLPLLSPLILFNLVMQTITAFQAFVPAYVISNGSGGPVDSTLFYTLYLYLEGFRNFHMGYAMAMAWVLLAIIAVFTAISFYASRFWVYYES
- a CDS encoding carbohydrate ABC transporter permease, which codes for MTTTTETAPRALRHYGKLALLVAVALVMGYPLLWLISSSFKPESLIFTEPGLIPDQFTLSNYIEGWNKLGLPFGAFLLNSVIICLLAIVGNLFSCSLAAYAFARLKFPFSKFAFALMLATLMLPFHVTILPQYIVFQRLGVVNTIVPLVLPKFFAVDAFMVFLLVQFIRGIPRDLDQAAEMDGCNRYQIFWYIIFPVCRPALVLVAIFTFLWTWNDFFAQLIYLGSLENYTAPLALNLFIDATSGESAWGMLFAMSVITLLPLFVLFMLFQRQIAEGIATTGLKG